Proteins from a genomic interval of Polyodon spathula isolate WHYD16114869_AA chromosome 1, ASM1765450v1, whole genome shotgun sequence:
- the LOC121315833 gene encoding sphingosine 1-phosphate receptor 3-like, with protein sequence MPFSYISLHYNYTGKLDLRETRTDGMDSAAVAFLIICSLIVLENLLVLVSIWKNHKFHYRMYFFIGNLALCDLLAGVAYLVNILMSGKKTLSLSRTVWFVREGSMFVALGASTFSLLAIAIERHMTMVKMRPYDANRKYRVFLLIGTCWLIAVLLGALPILGWNCIDNLPVCSTVLPLYSKSYVAFCIIVFIAILLAVVILYARIYVLVKSSSRKVTNHNNSERSVALLRTVVIVVGVFIACWSPIFILLLIDVACENKKCDILYKANWFIALAVLNSAMNPLIYTLASKEMRQAFFHLVCGCLFKTKAANSLQIQPTPDNSRSKSSSCHSQKQKEGDFPQITVMPNAITKPEPSHNSEGC encoded by the coding sequence ATGCCTTTCAGCTATATCTCTCTTCACTACAACTACACAGGGAAGCTTGACCTACGAGAGACGAGAACGGATGGCATGGACTCAGCTGCTGTGGCCTTTTTAATCATATGTAGTTTGATTGTGTTGGAGAATTTGTTGGTGTTAGTTTCCATATGGAAAAACCACAAATTCCACTACCGAATGTACTTCTTCATTGGCAATCTAGCACTTTGTGATTTATTGGCAGGAGTAGCTTACTTAGTAAACATCCTTATGTCAGGAAAAAAGACACTGAGCCTGTCTCGGACTGTTTGGTTTGTAAGGGAAGGCAGCATGTTTGTAGCACTGGGGGCTTCCACATTCAGTTTACTGGCTATTGCCATAGAAAGACACATGACCATGGTTAAAATGAGGCCATATGATGCAAACAGGAAATACAGAGTTTTTCTCCTGATTGGGACCTGTTGGCTTATTGCTGTCTTATTGGGAGCATTGCCCATCCTAGGGTGGAACTGCATTGATAACCTTCCTGTTTGCTCCACTGTGTTACCCCTTTACTCCAAGTCTTATGTTGCTTTCTGCATCATCGTTTTCATTGCCATCTTGCTGGCTGTTGTTATTCTGTATGCCCGCATCTATGTGCTTGTGAAGTCCAGCAGTCGAAAGGTGACCAATCATAACAATTCAGAGAGGTCAGTGGCCTTGCTTCGAACCGTAGTTATTGTCGTTGGGGTCTTCATTGCATGCTGGTCCCCAATATTTATTCTGCTTCTCATAGATGTGGCTTGCGAGAACAAAAAATGTGACATATTGTACAAGGCTAACTGGTTTATTGCCCTGGCTGTTTTAAATTCTGCCATGAACCCTCTGATCTACACACTTGCTAGCAAGGAGATGCGCCAGGCTTTCTTCCACCTTGTGTGTGGCTGTCTCTTTAAGACCAAAGCAGCAAATAGCCTTCAAATACAGCCAACGCCGGATAACAGCCGAAGCAAGTCCAGCAGCTGCCATTCCCAGAAACAAAAAGAAGGAGATTTTCCACAAATCACTGTAATGCCGAATGCTATTACAAAACCCGAACCTTCACATAATAGTGAAGGGTGCTGA